In a single window of the Rhodamnia argentea isolate NSW1041297 chromosome 2, ASM2092103v1, whole genome shotgun sequence genome:
- the LOC115726129 gene encoding WEB family protein At5g55860 gives MVAKDCQKTTGSPKVEVGEIDTRAPFQSVKDAVTMFGEGAFSGEKPAIKKPKALSAERVLAKETQLHLAQKELNKLKEQLKNAETTKSQVLEELEKAKRTLDDLTHKLNAVNESKTLAIKQTEMAKNQAKQFEELNNGGPSGTDGAWKQDLESAREHYSTLITELDATKQELTKVRQDCNGAVEMKISASEQVQEAEYAAKANLERVGELSKEISAVQESIGQVKLATLQSQQEQAKIFAEKDVQRQSCKTTLEESANKLLTLKKEFDPQLAKDLEEQLADTVNQIGSLKEQMENAKASDLESVKTVTSELDDAKGSLKKVAEEETSLKSLLESLKQEIENVKKEQAELKQKEAETESLVGSLHVKLRKSKSELEACLAEESKARGASDEMIATLHQLSMETETARKEAEEMKNEAEALKKEAEVTKDMLKEAEMNLRSAIEEAEEAKAAETRALDQIKNLSERTTAARASTSESGAKITISKEELESLSRKVEESDTLGQMKVDAALAQVEAVKASEYEALKRLEATHKEIEDMKCETEAALKRAEMAEAAKRAVEGELRRWREREQKKATEAASRILSETENSYEQSPQHFRIPKQNLPEKVMEVKKLEKEKTSVSKKVLMPNLSGIFQRKKNQVEGGSPSYLPGEKPV, from the exons ATGGTAGCAAAAGACTGTCAAAAAACTACAGGCTCTCCCAAAGTGGAGGTGGGGGAGATAGACACGAGGGCACCATTTCAATCTGTCAAAGATGCAGTGACTATGTTCGGTGAAGGTGCTTTCTCAGGAGAAAAGCCTGCTATTAAGAAGCCTAAAGCCCTCTCTGCAGAG AGAGTATTGGCCAAGGAGACCCAACTTCACCTTGCCCAGAAGGAACTCAACAAGTTGAAGGAACAATTGAAGAATGCTGAAACTACAAAATCCCAGGTACTTGAGGAACTTGAGAAGGCTAAGAGAACATTGGATGATCTTACCCATAAGCTCAATGCAGTGAATGAATCCAAGACACTAGCAATTAAGCAAACAGAGATGGCAAAGAATCAAGCAAAGCAATTTGAAGAATTAAATAACGGTGGCCCTTCTGGGACTGATGGGGCTTGGAAGCAGGACTTAGAAAGTGCCAGAGAACATTACAGCACCCTCATTACAGAGCTTGATGCTACAAAGCAAGAGCTGACGAAAGTTCGTCAGGATTGCAATGGGGCGGTGGAGATGAAAATTAGTGCCTCCGAGCAAGTGCAAGAAGCTGAATATGCAGCCAAAGCAAACTTGGAGAGAGTTGGTGAGCTTTCCAAGGAAATTTCTGCCGTACAAGAATCAATTGGACAAGTGAAGCTTGCTACCCTTCAGTCGCAGCAAGAGCAAGCCAAGATTTTTGCAGAGAAGGACGTGCAGAGGCAGTCTTGCAAAACTACCTTGGAAGAGTCTGCGAATAAGTTGCTTActttgaaaaaggaatttgATCCTCAACTGGCCAAAGACCTTGAAGAACAGTTGGCCGATACAGTGAACCAGATTGGGTCTCTGAAAGAGCAAATGGAAAATGCGAAGGCTTCTGATTTAGAGTCTGTGAAAACTGTCACATCAGAACTTGATGATGCTAAAGGATCACTGAAGAAGGTTGCAGAAGAGGAAACCTCTCTTAAGAGTCTTTTGGAGTCTCTTAAGCAGGAGatagaaaatgtaaagaaaGAACAAGCAGAGCTCAAGCAAAAGGAAGCAGAAACAGAATCACTTGTTGGTAGTCTCCATGTCAAGCTTCGAAAGAGTAAATCTGAACTGGAAGCATGCCTCGCTGAAGAATCCAAGGCAAGGGGGGCTTCTGATGAAATGATTGCCACCCTTCACCAGCTATCAATGGAAACAGAAACTGCACGTAAGGAAGCAGAGGAGATGAAAAATGAAGCCGAGGCATTAAAAAAGGAAGCTGAAGTCACCAAAGACATGCTTAAGGAAGCAGAGATGAATCTGAGAAGTGCCAtcgaagaagcagaagaagccaAAGCTGCAGAAACTAGGGCACTTGATCAGATCAAAAATTTATCTGAAAGAACAACTGCTGCTCGTGCTTCTACTTCCGAATCTGGTGCCAAAATCACAATCTCCAAAGAAGAGCTTGAATCTCTAAGCCGAAAAGTTGAGGAATCTGATACATTAGGACAAATGAAGGTTGATGCTGCCTTGGCCCAGGTGGAAGCTGTAAAGGCAAGTGAATATGAGGCGCTCAAGAGATTGGAAGCAACTCATAAAGAGATCGAGGATATGAAGTGTGAAACTGAGGCAGCTTTAAAGAGGGCGGAGATGGCTGAAGCGGCTAAGCGAGCTGTGGAGGGGGAGCTTAGGAGGTGGCGTGAAAGAGAACAGAAAAAAGCTACTGAAGCTGCTTCCCGAATTTTATCCGAGACGGAGAATTCATATGAGCAATCTCCTCAACATTTTAGGATTCCAAAGCAGAATCTTCCTGAGAAAGTTATGGAGGTAAAAAAACTAGAGAAGGAGAAGACTTCCGTCTCAAAGAAGGTGCTCATGCCTAATCTTAGCGGCATCTTTCAGCGGAAAAAGAACCAGGTCGAGGGTGGGTCTCCTTCTTATTTGCCTGGGGAGAAGCCCGTGTGA